In a genomic window of Lycium ferocissimum isolate CSIRO_LF1 chromosome 9, AGI_CSIRO_Lferr_CH_V1, whole genome shotgun sequence:
- the LOC132031652 gene encoding uncharacterized protein LOC132031652, with product MEYLSRSLNELGEDKGFKYHPRYAKLGITHLCFVDYLLLFAKGDYTAITKLQAKFHQFSRASGLQPNLDKSSVYIGGLNNRDAQQIIEYLGYRHEDLPFNYLGVPLITKKLTLLQWQPLIEKVVAKIFSWTAIHLSYAGRIQLVKSVIFRVQSYWAQLFVLPAKVMKAINAHCRSFIWSGVNNITKRALVSWDKMCLPKSAGGMDLIYLKI from the coding sequence ATGGAATATTTGAGTAGGAGCTTGAATGAACTTGGAGAGGATAAAGGCTTCAAATACCATCCTAGGTATGCCAAACTAGGTATCACTCACTTATGCTTTGTAGATTACCTATTATTATTTGCTAAAGGAGATTATACTGCTATTACTAAACTACAGGCTAAGTTTCACCAGTTCTCCAGAGCCTCTGGCTTACAACCAAACTTAGACAAAAGTTCAGTATACATTGGGGGTTTGAATAATAGGGATGCTCAACAGATCATTGAATACCTAGGATACAGACATGAAGATTTACCTTTCAATTATTTAGGTGTTCCCCTTATAACCAAGAAGCTTACTTTACTACAATGGCAACCTCTGATAGAGAAAGTTGTGGCTAAAATCTTCTCTTGGACTGCTATACACTTGTCTTATGCAGGAAGGATCCAATTAGTGAAATCAGTCATTTTTAGGGTCCAATCTTACTGGGCTCAACTGTTTGTACTTCCAGCTAAAGTGATGAAGGCAATCAATGCGCATTGTAGGAGCTTTATATGGTCTGGGGTGAATAATATAACTAAAAGGGCTTTGGTGTCTTGGGACAAAATGTGTCTTCCCAAATCAGCAGGTGGCATGGATTTGATCTatcttaaaatatga